A single window of Shewanella sp. Choline-02u-19 DNA harbors:
- a CDS encoding GAF domain-containing protein, with translation MVTLDTQNIDIHQDISQSWQEMVNLISEISQIPATLIMRTYPKEIEVFISSNTPHNPYRAKERERLGMGLYCESVITGKKLLTVNDASQDPHWSNNPDIKLGMIAYLGLPLSWPNGDVFGTICMLDSQPMQFDNPTKQLLTRFKLVVETDLKRVYQQAQLVQDNQRLIQQLHKKSFEFDQLQKQARLDAFERTYKDLKTDKVDSLSNDAVATLNQQHSL, from the coding sequence ATGGTTACTCTCGACACTCAGAATATCGACATCCACCAAGACATAAGCCAAAGCTGGCAAGAGATGGTTAACTTAATATCTGAAATATCTCAAATTCCTGCAACTCTCATCATGCGAACCTACCCTAAAGAGATTGAAGTTTTTATTAGCAGCAATACTCCCCACAACCCATACAGAGCTAAAGAACGCGAACGCTTGGGCATGGGATTATATTGTGAATCAGTGATCACCGGAAAGAAACTGCTCACGGTTAACGATGCCAGCCAAGACCCTCATTGGTCGAATAATCCCGATATAAAACTGGGGATGATAGCCTATCTAGGATTACCACTGAGTTGGCCCAATGGTGATGTCTTTGGCACCATCTGTATGCTTGACTCGCAACCGATGCAGTTCGATAACCCCACCAAACAATTGCTGACTCGATTTAAATTAGTCGTTGAAACTGACCTCAAACGTGTCTATCAACAGGCACAATTAGTTCAAGATAATCAACGGCTAATCCAACAATTACATAAAAAATCGTTTGAATTTGATCAACTGCAAAAACAAGCGCGACTGGATGCATTTGAACGAACCTACAAGGATCTGAAAACCGATAAAGTAGACAGCTTAAGTAACGATGCCGTCGCAACTCTCAATCAGCAACACTCGCTTTAA
- a CDS encoding MFS transporter yields the protein MDKSAFKTSENSTFTPVTGLAFFAIASGFLMSLIPLSLTSFEIDTSLIAWLASIFYLGILVGTTCIQSVISRTSHRIALVMFLSLLILTIVLMLIFPTAWVWLAARFIAGIAVAGVFVVVESWLLMADSAKQRAKRLGLYMTSLYGGSALGQLAIGPVGISGLTPFICVIGLLFIAILPPLLIKIGQPAVIEHQKISLRQARKISTPAIIGCLVSGMLLGPIYGLMPTYINTQLGSTEKTAFLMALIILGGMLIQPLVSYLSIRVSKSLLMAQFCLLGTAGIVGVLEGNSIALVSISYFVLGASCFALYPIAITLACDALEVEKIVAATELMLLSYSVGSVFGPIVAEHSSRSAHSLILYLGFVLATTSIYMLLKNLQRTHSGHTPAIG from the coding sequence GTGGATAAATCTGCCTTTAAAACATCAGAAAATAGCACGTTCACTCCGGTGACAGGTCTGGCTTTTTTCGCTATTGCATCAGGCTTTCTCATGAGCCTTATCCCTTTGTCTTTAACGTCGTTCGAAATAGACACATCACTCATTGCTTGGCTTGCAAGTATTTTCTATTTAGGGATCTTAGTCGGCACCACCTGTATTCAGTCAGTCATTAGCAGAACAAGTCACCGTATCGCATTAGTGATGTTTCTTTCACTGCTAATTCTCACCATAGTACTCATGCTAATTTTTCCAACCGCTTGGGTTTGGCTAGCAGCACGTTTTATCGCTGGTATTGCGGTGGCTGGTGTCTTCGTGGTCGTAGAGTCTTGGTTGTTGATGGCTGATAGCGCTAAACAAAGAGCGAAGCGCTTAGGCTTATATATGACATCCCTTTATGGCGGTAGCGCATTAGGGCAACTTGCCATCGGGCCTGTTGGTATCAGCGGATTAACGCCTTTTATATGTGTTATCGGTTTATTGTTCATTGCTATTTTGCCACCATTATTGATTAAAATAGGTCAGCCAGCAGTTATTGAACACCAAAAAATTAGCCTTCGACAAGCAAGAAAGATCAGCACACCAGCCATTATTGGTTGCTTGGTCTCAGGTATGCTACTTGGGCCTATTTATGGCTTGATGCCGACCTACATCAATACCCAACTTGGCAGTACTGAAAAAACCGCATTTTTAATGGCGCTGATCATTCTGGGCGGCATGCTTATTCAACCTCTGGTGAGTTATCTATCCATCAGAGTCAGTAAAAGCCTGTTAATGGCACAGTTTTGTTTACTGGGAACGGCAGGCATTGTCGGTGTGTTAGAGGGGAATTCGATTGCACTAGTCAGCATCAGTTACTTTGTTTTAGGTGCCAGTTGCTTTGCGCTTTACCCCATTGCAATCACGCTAGCTTGCGATGCTTTAGAGGTTGAAAAAATTGTCGCTGCAACCGAGTTAATGCTACTCAGTTATAGTGTTGGATCAGTATTCGGTCCTATCGTCGCCGAGCACAGTAGCCGTTCAGCCCACTCTTTAATACTGTATTTAGGCTTTGTGTTAGCAACAACGTCAATCTATATGCTGTTAAAAAACTTACAAAGAACCCACAGCGGTCACACGCCAGCCATTGGTTAA
- a CDS encoding HvfC/BufC N-terminal domain-containing protein — protein sequence MSSLTPQNLPQIQQSMLDALTQPMQPALNAFISNEIVSSHKLSAQAHVGIYQRSYILRLQQCMASQFPTLKYALGDELFALFATQYLQTSPSNSYTLNNLGDNLPHFLQQTRPDAELEIKEDWPDFMIELAKFEIALNHLFDAKATGYPADPQQNQADEQTQDQQLQLVPVLQVFKLSYPICNYYRSCNDNQQPPLPLPVPSFAAVFRRNYRLGIIDLNATQYCFLKQLQQTQSIKASKDQLIQQQIGTAQTIEELWLMWRRYFIEMGIFNQI from the coding sequence ATGAGCAGTTTAACGCCGCAAAATTTGCCCCAAATACAGCAAAGTATGCTGGATGCACTGACGCAGCCAATGCAGCCAGCGTTAAATGCATTCATCAGTAATGAGATCGTCTCTTCACACAAACTGTCGGCGCAAGCGCATGTTGGGATCTACCAACGCAGCTACATTCTTAGGCTACAGCAGTGTATGGCCAGTCAATTCCCCACACTCAAATATGCACTCGGTGACGAACTGTTCGCATTGTTCGCGACTCAGTATTTACAGACGTCACCTTCGAACAGTTACACCCTCAATAATCTCGGGGATAACTTGCCCCATTTTCTGCAGCAGACTAGACCAGATGCAGAGCTGGAGATAAAAGAAGATTGGCCAGACTTTATGATTGAGCTAGCAAAGTTCGAAATTGCACTCAATCATCTATTTGATGCCAAAGCCACTGGCTACCCTGCCGATCCGCAGCAAAACCAAGCAGACGAACAGACCCAGGATCAACAGCTGCAGTTAGTCCCAGTGCTGCAAGTGTTTAAGCTAAGTTACCCCATCTGCAACTACTACCGCAGCTGTAACGACAACCAACAACCGCCGCTGCCATTGCCAGTACCCAGTTTTGCTGCCGTCTTTAGAAGAAACTATCGACTCGGGATTATTGATTTAAACGCTACTCAGTATTGTTTTCTCAAGCAACTGCAACAAACCCAGTCAATCAAAGCCAGTAAAGATCAACTGATTCAACAGCAAATAGGCACAGCTCAGACGATTGAAGAACTGTGGTTAATGTGGCGCAGGTATTTTATAGAGATGGGTATTTTTAACCAAATTTAA
- a CDS encoding sensor histidine kinase has product MLNKLLNKVSSASSLPHKLMWYFSAIAIMIGLTIYLSMLGLMQWIEDEVNQHELETSAPYAISLFQQGAKQPLDIGMHVQAFYSLELIPEKYGELGDFPIGFNGEIYNNNQVGFLHELVALSPLSAEGAHSREEIFLYRGEFLLDGQLKSLFLIMPTENVELSDTEWTAINLFVLCFIGVLFGLFGFAIHKLSRRLVKPVEQLSRQLKSTESNKTFSVSDQSAAEFRELADSLNHYRQQNEMMMKQEQAFARYASHELRTPLTVISGAAKLQEQNNALEFQARQRGRIQRAALDMQHTIDALLNLVKQERATGSNPPRSLSLAEVQQIIQPLQGLANSKSINISINFEQAPVIKPAPAVLRMLLTNVISNAINASNSGEITISINRHEIVITDKGRGLTESEQENEHGHGLGLLIVDSLCQRYHWQFNLSNMQPTGCSAQLTFPQLTL; this is encoded by the coding sequence TTGCTAAACAAGCTGCTTAATAAGGTCTCTTCAGCCTCAAGCCTACCGCATAAGTTGATGTGGTATTTCAGTGCTATTGCAATAATGATCGGTCTCACAATTTACCTATCGATGCTTGGACTGATGCAATGGATTGAAGATGAAGTTAATCAACACGAACTTGAAACGAGTGCCCCCTACGCCATTAGCTTATTCCAGCAAGGGGCCAAACAACCCTTAGATATCGGTATGCACGTGCAAGCTTTTTACTCTCTAGAATTAATTCCAGAGAAATATGGTGAGTTAGGCGATTTTCCTATCGGATTTAATGGTGAGATCTATAACAATAATCAGGTTGGATTTTTGCATGAGTTAGTCGCGTTGTCGCCTTTAAGCGCAGAGGGAGCACATAGCCGAGAAGAGATTTTTCTCTATAGAGGAGAATTTTTACTCGATGGCCAACTGAAATCTTTGTTTCTGATTATGCCAACCGAAAATGTTGAATTGAGTGACACTGAATGGACCGCTATTAATCTGTTTGTGCTTTGTTTTATCGGCGTACTCTTTGGCTTGTTTGGCTTTGCTATCCATAAGCTGAGCCGCCGCCTCGTTAAGCCCGTAGAGCAGTTAAGTCGGCAATTAAAATCAACAGAGTCCAACAAAACCTTTAGTGTTTCAGACCAATCGGCGGCTGAATTTCGTGAGCTTGCCGATAGCCTGAACCATTATCGACAACAAAATGAGATGATGATGAAGCAGGAGCAAGCCTTTGCTCGTTATGCCAGCCATGAACTGAGAACGCCATTGACCGTGATCAGCGGCGCTGCAAAACTGCAAGAGCAAAACAACGCTCTCGAGTTTCAAGCACGTCAACGAGGCCGTATCCAACGTGCAGCCCTTGATATGCAGCACACTATTGATGCCCTACTAAATTTAGTTAAACAAGAAAGAGCAACCGGAAGCAATCCGCCAAGATCTCTATCTTTAGCCGAAGTGCAACAAATAATTCAACCGCTACAAGGGCTGGCTAATAGTAAAAGTATTAATATCAGCATTAACTTTGAGCAAGCTCCAGTCATAAAACCGGCCCCCGCAGTACTGCGCATGCTACTGACTAATGTCATCAGCAATGCCATTAATGCAAGTAACTCTGGAGAGATCACAATATCAATCAATCGTCATGAGATAGTCATCACCGACAAAGGTCGCGGGCTTACCGAATCAGAACAAGAAAATGAACATGGTCATGGACTTGGCTTGTTGATTGTCGATAGCCTGTGTCAACGCTACCACTGGCAGTTCAACTTATCCAATATGCAACCCACAGGCTGCAGCGCACAATTAACCTTTCCACAATTAACATTGTAA
- a CDS encoding response regulator transcription factor: MTLKLLIIEDNIDVAGILGDYFEAQGAELDFADNGELGLSLAQAFDFDAILLDLMLPKLDGLSLCKALRSLGCTTPILMLTALDNKADLLSGFDCGADDYLGKPFDLDVVDARVKALIKRHRGQVAQGSLTFGDVELNIAKHQAYRQQMRLALTPTTYQILLLLMKHAPNVVKREMIIEEIWGQSPPSNDILRSHMYQLRNQLDKPFKQPMLATVPKIGFRLQLGEELC, translated from the coding sequence ATGACACTAAAACTACTCATTATTGAAGACAACATAGACGTTGCGGGCATTCTTGGAGACTACTTTGAGGCTCAAGGCGCTGAACTTGATTTCGCAGATAATGGCGAGCTAGGCTTGTCACTCGCGCAAGCATTTGACTTTGATGCCATCTTATTAGATTTAATGCTGCCTAAACTCGATGGCCTAAGCCTATGTAAGGCATTGCGGTCGCTTGGTTGTACCACCCCCATTCTGATGTTAACGGCACTGGATAACAAAGCGGATCTACTGAGTGGTTTTGACTGTGGTGCCGATGACTATCTTGGTAAACCTTTCGATCTCGACGTGGTCGATGCCCGTGTCAAAGCACTAATAAAACGTCACCGTGGCCAAGTAGCACAAGGCAGTCTCACATTCGGCGATGTCGAACTTAATATTGCTAAGCACCAAGCTTATCGTCAACAGATGCGGTTAGCACTCACACCAACCACCTATCAAATATTGTTACTGCTGATGAAACATGCGCCAAATGTGGTTAAGCGAGAGATGATAATTGAAGAGATCTGGGGACAATCGCCACCCAGCAATGATATTTTACGCAGCCATATGTACCAACTGCGTAATCAACTCGACAAACCTTTTAAACAGCCCATGCTAGCCACAGTACCAAAAATAGGCTTTAGACTGCAGCTTGGAGAGGAACTTTGCTAA
- a CDS encoding class I SAM-dependent rRNA methyltransferase: protein MSISPSNPTPQSVSQALSVAISKRTQFLANAKQNETDCYRIFHGTVEGINGLNIDRYGNAWLIQSFHQALTEDELSQITVQLTQESMLPVIYNDRSNKNSRVLNSLSDDNEVFATSEQQMQENGMLFSSKLRHEGQDPLLFLDMRIGREYVKSHSQDRTVLNLFSYTCGIGTAAAVGGATRVVNIDFSSFALAAGKRNAQLNHVENVCEFIQSDAFPALRQLAGLKVGGRRNQKLPAYPKLAATQFDLVFLDPPRYAKSAFGIVDLINDYQSLFKPAMLTTKPGGTIVCCNNVAKVDRQAWFDSLVRCVEKQGRQVTHHAWLDCHEDFPSFDGNHPLKMVALTLS from the coding sequence ATGTCGATAAGTCCATCGAACCCTACACCCCAGTCAGTATCACAAGCTTTGAGTGTTGCCATTAGCAAACGAACTCAATTTTTAGCGAATGCAAAGCAAAACGAAACCGATTGCTATCGAATATTTCACGGTACGGTAGAGGGCATCAATGGCCTCAATATTGATCGCTATGGCAATGCATGGCTGATCCAAAGTTTTCACCAAGCATTGACTGAAGATGAGCTTAGCCAAATAACAGTTCAGCTGACCCAAGAGTCAATGTTACCGGTCATTTATAATGACCGCTCCAACAAGAATTCCCGCGTACTGAATAGCTTAAGTGATGACAATGAAGTTTTCGCGACAAGTGAACAGCAAATGCAGGAAAATGGTATGTTGTTCAGCAGTAAATTGCGCCATGAAGGCCAAGATCCACTGCTGTTTTTGGACATGCGCATTGGCCGTGAATATGTAAAATCACACAGTCAGGATCGTACGGTACTCAATCTATTTTCTTATACTTGCGGTATTGGCACCGCTGCCGCCGTTGGCGGCGCAACACGGGTTGTTAATATCGATTTTTCCTCATTCGCATTGGCTGCGGGCAAAAGAAATGCGCAACTCAACCACGTTGAAAATGTCTGTGAGTTTATTCAAAGTGATGCATTCCCTGCCTTAAGACAGCTGGCAGGTTTGAAAGTCGGCGGACGCAGGAATCAAAAACTACCCGCCTATCCCAAACTGGCAGCCACTCAATTTGATTTGGTCTTTTTAGACCCACCAAGATACGCCAAAAGCGCCTTTGGCATTGTCGATCTCATTAATGATTACCAGAGCTTGTTTAAGCCGGCAATGCTAACCACTAAGCCCGGTGGCACCATAGTGTGCTGTAACAATGTCGCTAAAGTTGACCGCCAAGCTTGGTTTGACAGTTTAGTGCGCTGCGTTGAAAAACAAGGGCGTCAGGTGACCCACCATGCATGGCTCGATTGCCATGAAGACTTCCCTTCTTTTGATGGTAATCATCCCTTAAAAATGGTTGCGTTAACCTTAAGCTAG
- a CDS encoding ferritin-like domain-containing protein, with protein sequence MAQAIMGDGITQITKGNLEEALQQAIGIEIATIPAYLSTYYSINRTPKQDYLEKEFTKLLIEKGTCQQKAQEQALELSAKIMVFANKAGANIMSVVVEEMLHMSLSANVKQSLFGNPVLVGQAPSEWPAYLPGHEPEFPINRAKLSTEQLETFKKIESPKPFDKNLKQVTAIPYLTIGLFYQGIEDCIKEYYCHEGDYDSERPQLIPNRGYYAQNNIDTIYYDKQHNPVYENAADAGGLIHVVDQASALAALAIIVEQGEGAGTGYDDNSEHELAHYYKFDQLQQELININAEFKNIFGDEMDVEQYFVYNFADNAETPDYPATIQAVSNLTNAMYSYLFIMSQACYRADEHTQFEIFMFGIHKSMLWILSSLCGEMTGFKYIAADGQQYTATATFEEYRFSNASSPKSQIIELFNQAVGGTHKIAYIEQRILDLPNVSLEGFLEPSNTPLMA encoded by the coding sequence ATGGCACAAGCAATTATGGGTGATGGTATCACTCAAATCACTAAAGGTAATTTGGAAGAAGCCCTGCAACAAGCAATCGGTATCGAAATCGCCACCATTCCGGCCTACTTATCAACCTACTACTCTATCAATCGAACGCCAAAACAAGACTATTTAGAAAAAGAATTCACTAAGCTGTTGATTGAAAAAGGAACCTGTCAACAAAAAGCACAGGAGCAAGCACTGGAACTTTCCGCCAAGATTATGGTTTTTGCCAATAAAGCTGGCGCAAATATCATGAGTGTTGTTGTGGAGGAGATGCTGCATATGTCGCTCTCTGCCAATGTGAAACAATCTCTTTTCGGTAACCCCGTTCTGGTGGGCCAAGCGCCAAGTGAATGGCCTGCTTATCTTCCTGGTCACGAGCCAGAGTTTCCTATCAATCGAGCGAAATTAAGCACTGAGCAGTTGGAAACCTTCAAAAAGATTGAAAGCCCCAAACCTTTCGACAAGAATTTAAAGCAGGTTACAGCGATCCCTTACCTCACCATTGGGCTCTTCTATCAAGGCATTGAAGACTGTATCAAAGAGTATTATTGCCATGAGGGAGATTATGACTCAGAACGGCCGCAGCTTATTCCCAACCGTGGCTACTACGCACAGAATAATATCGACACCATCTATTACGACAAACAACATAACCCCGTATACGAAAATGCCGCCGATGCAGGGGGGTTAATCCATGTTGTTGACCAAGCCAGTGCACTAGCAGCGCTGGCGATCATTGTGGAACAAGGGGAAGGGGCTGGCACCGGATATGATGATAATTCCGAACATGAGCTCGCGCACTACTATAAATTTGACCAACTTCAACAAGAACTGATCAATATCAACGCCGAGTTTAAAAACATATTTGGCGATGAGATGGACGTTGAGCAATATTTTGTCTACAACTTTGCCGATAACGCCGAAACACCTGACTACCCCGCCACGATCCAAGCCGTATCGAACCTCACCAATGCAATGTACAGCTATCTGTTCATTATGTCGCAGGCCTGTTACCGCGCAGACGAGCACACTCAGTTCGAAATATTTATGTTTGGGATCCATAAGAGCATGCTTTGGATCTTAAGTTCGCTCTGCGGCGAAATGACAGGCTTTAAGTATATAGCCGCCGATGGTCAGCAATACACTGCCACCGCTACCTTTGAAGAATATCGATTTAGCAATGCCTCTAGTCCTAAGTCACAGATCATCGAACTGTTTAATCAAGCTGTCGGGGGCACTCACAAGATAGCTTACATTGAGCAGCGTATTCTCGACCTACCCAATGTCTCCTTAGAAGGCTTTCTTGAGCCATCAAATACCCCATTAATGGCTTAA
- a CDS encoding esterase/lipase family protein, which produces MKIVLVHGIFNTGYVMRWMQQQFTLAGHECFSPTIAPFDGRLGIEHAAANLKRQIEQEFGLAEEIVVIGFSMGGIVARYYLQLLGGAARVRQFFSLSVPHAGSIWAYLPYPSKGVKQLRPKSELLNELRATEHILENVELYSYRTPIDFTIVPNSSSIWPAAENKSFWIVLHLTVIFSHKIVAEINRNLASQGADRD; this is translated from the coding sequence ATGAAAATTGTGTTAGTACATGGCATTTTTAATACCGGGTATGTGATGCGCTGGATGCAGCAACAATTTACGCTTGCAGGCCATGAGTGCTTTTCACCCACGATTGCTCCGTTTGATGGACGTTTGGGTATTGAGCACGCTGCAGCCAACTTAAAGCGGCAGATTGAGCAAGAGTTTGGCCTTGCGGAAGAGATTGTTGTCATCGGTTTTAGTATGGGCGGCATCGTGGCACGTTATTATTTACAGCTTTTGGGGGGAGCTGCAAGGGTAAGGCAGTTTTTTAGCTTATCGGTGCCTCATGCGGGCAGTATCTGGGCCTATTTGCCATACCCATCAAAGGGCGTTAAACAATTACGCCCTAAAAGCGAGCTGTTAAATGAGCTGCGCGCAACAGAACATATCCTTGAAAATGTTGAACTTTACTCTTACAGAACCCCTATCGATTTTACTATTGTGCCTAATTCGAGCTCCATATGGCCAGCGGCTGAGAATAAGTCATTTTGGATAGTACTGCATTTGACGGTGATATTTAGCCACAAAATTGTGGCAGAGATAAACCGCAATCTCGCATCGCAAGGGGCTGATAGGGATTAA
- a CDS encoding helix-turn-helix domain-containing protein: protein MKSDNFAGIADYISQRRAQAQLSQEALASALISNNDLFADVDSLAISRWERGKVSPNLRRQVALMEYFGDKPHTLLCDPSFELKQLPSLDAFNKMMEQQLNYNHVMGAHPYISADNVSFDKLCKQADEAPQMYSWIANYHTNLSRGREKWSQSFIKSLAAVDSTEVSFYQVNGLLAGHIFMVKVTEETFEQLLHGKLNDNELTPAHLIAAEQPGCLYMLSTYLGGAHVSEDFVAQLLFTLVENPVNTSFGYKARSDIGIKLMDFLGGVVVNTGEILSERLQGAKYQGKRRSYVSFELQRQVLIASPLFINLIRNSK, encoded by the coding sequence ATGAAGTCAGATAATTTTGCCGGGATTGCTGATTACATCTCTCAGCGACGTGCTCAAGCACAGTTATCTCAAGAAGCATTAGCATCAGCACTGATTAGCAACAATGACCTGTTTGCAGACGTCGACTCACTAGCCATTAGTCGCTGGGAACGTGGCAAAGTCAGCCCGAACCTGCGCAGGCAAGTCGCGCTAATGGAGTATTTTGGTGATAAACCACACACGCTTTTATGCGATCCCAGCTTTGAATTAAAACAACTGCCGTCACTTGATGCATTCAATAAAATGATGGAGCAACAGTTAAACTACAACCATGTTATGGGGGCTCACCCCTATATATCTGCAGACAATGTTAGCTTCGACAAACTCTGCAAACAGGCTGATGAAGCACCGCAAATGTATAGCTGGATAGCCAATTATCACACCAACCTTAGCCGTGGACGGGAAAAATGGAGTCAGTCCTTTATCAAGTCATTAGCGGCGGTAGATTCAACGGAAGTGTCGTTTTACCAAGTCAACGGCTTGCTCGCCGGCCATATATTTATGGTTAAAGTTACCGAAGAAACATTTGAGCAATTACTGCACGGCAAGCTTAATGACAATGAGCTAACTCCGGCACATTTAATTGCTGCAGAGCAACCTGGTTGCCTATACATGTTAAGCACCTATTTAGGCGGTGCCCATGTGTCCGAGGACTTCGTCGCGCAACTGCTCTTTACCTTAGTCGAGAACCCAGTAAACACTTCGTTTGGCTACAAAGCGCGGTCTGATATAGGCATCAAACTAATGGATTTTCTCGGCGGTGTTGTCGTTAATACAGGTGAGATATTAAGCGAACGTTTGCAAGGTGCTAAATACCAAGGCAAACGCCGCAGCTATGTCTCATTTGAACTTCAACGTCAGGTATTAATCGCCAGCCCTTTGTTTATCAACCTTATTCGAAACAGCAAATAA
- the bufB gene encoding MNIO family bufferin maturase: MPNFHRQTEASPNLGLGLGLRSQHFNEILDNKPKVDWFEIISENFMDSGGRPRHVLRQIAADYPIVMHGVSLSIGSTDELDFTYLKRLKQLIDEVQPAWVSDHLCWTGALSLNSHDLLPLPLTAEALRHVCQRVDQVQSFLQRPIVLENPSTYLSYTQSHIPEWEFFSALTAQTGCGMLLDVNNVFVSAFNNDFDPIEYIEGLPHQSIVQMHLAGHQHCGDYIIDTHDSPVTNAVWQLFNLAWQRTQGCATCLEWDGNIPTFSAYHQELLKAKQYMSNISNIITEPHINETEISTAAVSNPIDFMISKPHLAATQGIK; the protein is encoded by the coding sequence ATGCCTAACTTTCATCGTCAAACCGAGGCAAGCCCAAATTTGGGCTTGGGCCTTGGCCTTCGAAGCCAGCATTTTAATGAGATTTTAGATAATAAACCCAAGGTCGATTGGTTTGAAATTATCTCAGAAAACTTTATGGATTCAGGTGGACGTCCGCGCCACGTTCTCAGACAGATAGCAGCAGATTACCCCATAGTAATGCATGGTGTATCTTTGTCTATTGGCAGTACTGACGAGCTAGATTTCACCTACCTTAAACGGTTAAAGCAACTCATTGATGAAGTGCAACCCGCTTGGGTGAGTGACCATCTATGTTGGACTGGCGCCTTAAGCCTCAATAGCCACGATTTGTTGCCCCTGCCACTGACCGCAGAAGCACTTCGTCACGTATGTCAGCGTGTTGATCAAGTGCAATCGTTTTTACAACGGCCTATCGTGCTAGAAAACCCCAGTACCTACTTAAGTTACACCCAATCGCACATACCAGAGTGGGAGTTCTTTAGCGCGCTCACCGCTCAAACGGGTTGCGGTATGTTACTCGACGTCAACAATGTATTTGTGTCAGCTTTCAATAATGATTTCGACCCTATTGAGTACATCGAAGGCCTACCGCATCAATCAATAGTGCAGATGCACCTCGCAGGCCACCAGCACTGCGGTGACTACATCATAGACACGCACGACAGCCCGGTAACAAATGCTGTGTGGCAACTGTTTAATTTGGCTTGGCAACGCACCCAAGGCTGTGCCACCTGCTTAGAGTGGGATGGCAATATCCCCACGTTCTCTGCCTATCATCAAGAGTTACTCAAAGCTAAACAGTATATGAGCAACATCTCAAACATCATTACCGAACCCCATATCAATGAGACCGAAATTAGCACTGCTGCTGTTTCAAACCCCATTGACTTTATGATTTCAAAGCCTCATTTAGCCGCAACTCAAGGTATTAAATGA